A single genomic interval of Candidatus Saganbacteria bacterium harbors:
- a CDS encoding cobalamin-binding protein, which produces MSNASRITLLALLFILIVSPAFAFPQRIISTMPSITETLFALGLGDRVVGVTTNCDYPPEAKKKEKVGQMVMNLEKIVSLKPDLIIMLQDAQQYDIWRLKGRGLPVVTINPHSVSDVMDSIKYIGSITGVTYEAQSLVNRLNYRLDRIGYLTKGRVPKSAFVMVGYRPLVTTGKSTFVNDIITRAGFQNSMQGGGEYPQVNFEELYRMNPDIVIIPVGLVSSYEVINDAKLSRLTAVTSGKILWIDPDIFFRPGPRIVDAVEEISGFLFQ; this is translated from the coding sequence GTGAGCAACGCATCCCGCATCACGCTTCTCGCGTTACTTTTTATTCTTATCGTTTCCCCCGCGTTCGCTTTTCCCCAAAGGATCATCTCAACTATGCCCTCTATTACTGAAACTTTGTTCGCGTTGGGTTTGGGGGACAGGGTAGTTGGTGTTACAACCAATTGCGATTATCCGCCAGAGGCCAAGAAAAAAGAAAAAGTGGGACAGATGGTCATGAATTTAGAGAAGATCGTATCACTTAAGCCCGATCTCATAATAATGCTCCAGGATGCCCAACAGTATGATATATGGCGGCTAAAGGGCAGGGGATTGCCGGTCGTCACAATAAATCCCCATTCTGTTTCAGACGTTATGGATTCCATAAAATATATCGGATCGATCACAGGCGTTACATATGAAGCGCAGTCGCTGGTCAATAGATTGAATTATCGGCTGGATCGGATCGGATATTTAACAAAAGGAAGAGTTCCTAAGTCCGCATTTGTCATGGTGGGATATAGGCCGCTTGTTACGACCGGTAAAAGCACTTTTGTGAACGATATTATCACTCGAGCCGGTTTCCAAAACAGCATGCAGGGCGGCGGAGAGTATCCTCAAGTCAATTTTGAGGAGCTTTACAGGATGAACCCTGATATCGTCATTATTCCGGTAGGGTTAGTCTCATCGTACGAGGTAATAAATGACGCAAAATTATCGAGGCTAACGGCCGTCACATCTGGTAAAATACTATGGATCGATCCGGATATCTTCTTTAGGCCGGGACCAAGGATAGTTGATGCCGTTGAAGAGATATCGGGATTTTTATTCCAATGA
- a CDS encoding PIN domain-containing protein: MEKDKLYVLDTSAVFCLKDDEDGAAKVEAILEAARIKHCKVIISFMTAMEFLYINFIRYGEEAGHKAYLEMTLLPLEIIESNEDLRLIAAEMKAAHEISLADSWIAATAKKYNAILVHRDPEFESLNKEINSIILPYK, encoded by the coding sequence GTGGAAAAAGATAAGCTTTACGTCCTAGATACTTCGGCTGTTTTTTGCCTTAAAGACGATGAGGACGGGGCCGCCAAGGTTGAAGCTATCTTAGAGGCGGCACGAATTAAACACTGCAAAGTGATCATTTCTTTTATGACGGCGATGGAATTTTTATATATTAATTTTATTCGCTACGGAGAAGAAGCAGGACATAAAGCATATCTGGAAATGACGCTCCTGCCGTTAGAAATAATCGAAAGCAATGAAGACCTAAGGCTTATCGCCGCGGAAATGAAAGCCGCGCATGAGATTTCACTGGCTGATTCCTGGATAGCCGCTACGGCAAAAAAATATAATGCCATCTTGGTCCACCGGGACCCGGAATTTGAATCGCTAAATAAAGAGATCAACTCCATAATCCTTCCGTATAAATAA
- a CDS encoding methyltransferase domain-containing protein, which produces MPDFVQTKVQVQPVLKLYLDLSKTNYLHFGMWDEGAELNLLNFQKAQENYAQTLISLMPSGVKTILDVGCGVGGNAIALTKAGFKVESMSPDPYQQELFTKNSNGKIQFYLTTLENFTTDKKYDLMLCSESVQYIAEKDILTKADQLLNENGYLLASDYYKYEASRNEKNLPGHPLSDFLNEAERQGFKVVKELEITDKILPTLDYGNIVYRNYIKPVLDCILTTLEVHLRPIHWILMQLLKIRINGKSLKQTIINNVVPLDRDTFKKHLTYRIHLLQKIH; this is translated from the coding sequence ATGCCTGATTTCGTACAAACAAAAGTCCAGGTCCAACCCGTCTTGAAACTCTATTTGGACCTGTCAAAAACAAACTATCTTCATTTCGGGATGTGGGATGAAGGCGCCGAATTAAATCTTCTAAATTTCCAGAAAGCGCAAGAAAATTACGCGCAAACACTCATCAGTTTAATGCCGTCCGGCGTTAAAACGATCCTTGATGTTGGCTGCGGGGTTGGCGGGAACGCGATCGCTCTTACAAAAGCAGGCTTTAAAGTTGAGTCGATGAGCCCAGACCCTTACCAGCAGGAGCTTTTTACAAAGAATTCAAACGGGAAGATCCAGTTTTATCTTACAACGCTCGAGAATTTCACCACCGATAAAAAATATGATCTTATGCTTTGTTCCGAATCTGTCCAATATATCGCCGAAAAAGATATTCTCACGAAAGCGGATCAATTATTAAATGAAAACGGTTATTTATTGGCTTCGGATTATTATAAATATGAAGCGTCACGAAATGAGAAGAATTTGCCTGGCCACCCTCTTTCAGATTTCCTGAATGAGGCCGAAAGACAAGGGTTTAAAGTAGTAAAAGAGCTCGAGATAACAGATAAAATTCTCCCAACGCTTGACTACGGCAATATTGTTTACAGGAATTATATAAAACCCGTACTTGATTGTATCCTAACAACTCTAGAAGTTCATCTCCGGCCTATCCATTGGATCTTGATGCAATTATTGAAAATTAGGATCAACGGGAAAAGTTTAAAACAGACGATAATAAACAATGTGGTGCCCCTAGATCGGGATACCTTTAAGAAGCACCTCACCTACCGGATCCATCTCCTTCAGAAAATTCACTAA
- a CDS encoding DsrE/DsrF/DrsH-like family protein yields MPSNTYAFIIKGGYFEDMLYAFNFASILAVSHKKVRILFVGWAASKLKKGNLDKIDIPSSLHDQKSFFVDQLKKHKTHNLEDLLKLVKSAGDVKIYICSLAASVWGVTRENMIPEVDDLMGSPNFLLSEAKDAAHILTF; encoded by the coding sequence ATGCCAAGCAATACTTACGCCTTCATTATAAAAGGCGGATATTTTGAGGATATGCTTTATGCTTTTAATTTCGCGAGCATTCTGGCAGTATCGCATAAAAAAGTCAGGATCCTTTTTGTGGGGTGGGCGGCAAGCAAGCTCAAGAAAGGAAATCTTGATAAAATTGACATCCCAAGCTCGCTTCATGACCAAAAAAGCTTTTTTGTCGATCAATTGAAGAAACATAAGACTCACAACCTCGAGGATTTATTGAAGCTTGTAAAATCCGCAGGCGATGTGAAGATATATATCTGTTCTTTAGCCGCAAGCGTTTGGGGAGTTACCCGCGAGAACATGATACCCGAAGTCGACGATCTAATGGGGTCGCCGAATTTTCTCTTAAGCGAAGCAAAAGACGCCGCGCATATTTTGACTTTTTGA
- a CDS encoding AbrB/MazE/SpoVT family DNA-binding domain-containing protein, with translation MTIETTVSKRGQTAVPSEICKKYHIKAGQKIAWLDLGNMVTILPLPHNPIKAFRGSSKGLLKTLLAERKKEREKESGKR, from the coding sequence ATGACGATAGAAACAACGGTATCAAAAAGAGGGCAAACCGCGGTGCCATCCGAGATCTGCAAAAAGTATCACATCAAGGCCGGCCAAAAGATCGCATGGCTCGATCTGGGCAATATGGTCACAATCCTCCCTTTGCCGCATAACCCGATAAAGGCTTTCCGTGGAAGTTCCAAAGGACTGCTAAAGACCCTGCTTGCTGAAAGGAAAAAAGAACGGGAAAAAGAAAGTGGAAAAAGATAA
- the secD gene encoding protein translocase subunit SecD, with protein sequence MKNTNQFRLLIIFAILGASIFVLSQMPITLGLDLQGGTRLVFVGEETAKVKVSDDSMAGVVAVIRNRIDALGVAEPVIQRKGRDQVIVELPGIKDPDRAIKLIGDTALLEFVEAEWAPGSESTLTPEKVKEFYGADARLDKVSDIKDGQVVSSRLIILKKTALSGGDLKAAYPQVDEYGNPSVGFELNSEGAKAFADLTTRHIEKPIAIILDKKIISAPNVKTPITEGKGIITGNFSATEVRDMIIKLKAGSLPIPVKLIETRIVGPTLGKDSVDKSKIAGAIGFIFIFFFMILYYRLPGLIANIALFLYIFLTLAVLSILHSTLTLPGIAGFLLSVGMAVDANVIIFERLKEELRIGKTIKAAIDTAFERAWAAILDANVTTIIAAVTLFFVGTGTIKGFAVTLTAGILVSMFTAITLTKMMLNMMADSKIIPNSDSKLVYK encoded by the coding sequence ATGAAAAACACAAATCAATTCCGTCTGCTCATAATTTTTGCCATTCTAGGCGCTTCCATTTTTGTACTTTCACAAATGCCGATCACGCTTGGCCTCGATCTCCAGGGCGGGACCCGTTTGGTTTTTGTGGGAGAGGAAACCGCAAAAGTAAAAGTTTCCGATGATTCAATGGCAGGCGTTGTCGCGGTAATAAGGAACAGGATCGACGCGCTTGGGGTAGCAGAGCCTGTCATCCAAAGAAAAGGCCGCGACCAAGTTATTGTCGAACTTCCCGGGATCAAAGATCCCGATCGTGCGATCAAACTTATCGGAGATACCGCGCTTTTGGAATTTGTCGAAGCCGAATGGGCGCCGGGATCCGAATCCACTCTTACTCCGGAAAAAGTCAAAGAATTTTATGGCGCCGATGCAAGGCTCGACAAAGTATCCGATATCAAAGATGGCCAAGTTGTTTCATCCAGATTAATTATCCTCAAGAAAACAGCATTATCCGGCGGCGACCTTAAAGCCGCTTATCCGCAAGTCGACGAATACGGCAACCCCTCGGTCGGGTTTGAATTGAATTCCGAAGGCGCGAAAGCTTTCGCCGACCTTACGACGAGGCACATAGAAAAGCCTATCGCAATAATCTTGGATAAAAAAATTATTTCCGCCCCGAACGTTAAAACCCCTATCACAGAAGGTAAAGGCATTATAACCGGCAACTTTTCTGCGACCGAGGTGCGCGATATGATAATTAAGCTTAAGGCCGGCTCTCTTCCAATTCCTGTAAAGCTTATTGAAACGAGGATAGTTGGCCCGACCTTAGGTAAAGATTCGGTAGATAAAAGCAAAATCGCGGGCGCAATAGGTTTTATCTTTATATTTTTCTTTATGATCCTTTATTATCGCCTGCCAGGGCTTATCGCAAATATCGCGCTATTCCTTTACATATTCTTGACCCTAGCCGTTCTTTCTATCCTGCATTCAACTTTAACTCTTCCAGGAATTGCAGGGTTCTTGCTTTCGGTGGGTATGGCTGTTGATGCCAATGTTATCATTTTTGAGCGCCTAAAGGAAGAATTGAGAATCGGGAAAACCATTAAAGCGGCTATCGACACCGCCTTCGAAAGGGCATGGGCCGCGATATTAGATGCGAATGTGACAACCATTATTGCCGCAGTGACCCTGTTTTTTGTCGGAACAGGGACTATCAAAGGTTTTGCGGTAACGCTTACGGCAGGCATATTGGTTTCCATGTTCACAGCGATCACTCTTACAAAAATGATGTTAAATATGATGGCGGACAGCAAGATCATCCCGAATTCGGATTCGAAGCTGGTGTACAAATGA
- a CDS encoding arsenate reductase ArsC, which yields MSNKIKILFVCVENTGRSQMAEGFAKKYAGDKIEVFSAGSKPLGKLNPVAIQVMQDIGIDIAKQVSKGFDSLPYKKFDYVVTMGCGDACPFIPSTEHLDWKIEDPKGKPISEVAKIRDEIGLKVKELIDRILEK from the coding sequence ATGAGCAATAAGATCAAGATATTATTTGTTTGTGTTGAAAATACCGGACGCTCGCAAATGGCTGAGGGTTTTGCCAAGAAATACGCAGGAGACAAAATTGAGGTGTTTTCCGCGGGATCAAAGCCATTGGGAAAGCTGAATCCGGTTGCTATCCAGGTTATGCAGGATATCGGCATTGATATTGCAAAACAGGTTTCGAAAGGATTTGATTCGCTTCCTTACAAGAAATTTGATTATGTTGTCACAATGGGCTGCGGCGATGCTTGCCCTTTTATTCCCTCAACAGAACATTTGGATTGGAAGATCGAAGACCCAAAAGGAAAGCCTATATCCGAGGTCGCAAAAATAAGGGACGAGATCGGCTTAAAGGTCAAAGAATTGATCGATAGGATTTTAGAAAAATAG
- a CDS encoding ABC transporter ATP-binding protein — MSALNALEVINLHCGYEDKVVIQGVSFTVKTGEFVGIVGANGSGKTTLLKAITGILPITAGEVKVTAKEMLLFSRKEMATLVAFVPQLMEPIQGFSVLEMVLLGRTPYLGRFEFESEEDYNVAKWAIDELEIGDLSQKDVTQLSGGEFQRVAIARALAQEPKIMLLDEPISHLDLRYQIKILKLLRKIRQQRTVIATFHDLNMASRFCNRLILLKKGELIAAGLPDEVVTAENIWKAYRVRAQVKKNPRTKHASLVFLP, encoded by the coding sequence ATGAGCGCATTAAACGCACTTGAAGTGATAAATTTGCACTGCGGTTATGAAGATAAAGTTGTTATCCAAGGCGTTTCATTCACCGTAAAGACAGGAGAATTTGTCGGCATCGTCGGAGCCAATGGTTCCGGTAAAACAACTCTTTTAAAAGCAATTACAGGCATTCTGCCGATCACCGCAGGCGAGGTCAAAGTTACTGCAAAAGAAATGCTTTTATTTTCAAGAAAAGAAATGGCAACGCTCGTAGCTTTTGTCCCCCAGCTTATGGAGCCGATCCAAGGTTTTTCGGTCCTTGAAATGGTGCTGCTTGGACGGACCCCATATTTGGGAAGGTTCGAGTTTGAATCGGAGGAAGATTATAACGTCGCAAAGTGGGCCATAGACGAGCTTGAAATAGGCGATCTATCACAAAAAGATGTGACGCAATTATCAGGTGGTGAATTCCAGAGAGTTGCGATAGCAAGAGCTTTGGCGCAAGAGCCAAAAATTATGCTATTAGACGAGCCGATCTCGCATTTGGACCTGCGGTATCAAATAAAAATACTTAAGCTCCTGCGCAAGATAAGGCAGCAGAGGACCGTTATTGCCACTTTTCACGATCTTAATATGGCGTCGCGCTTTTGCAACAGGCTTATTTTATTAAAGAAGGGCGAACTAATTGCCGCGGGCTTACCTGACGAGGTTGTAACTGCTGAGAATATTTGGAAGGCGTATAGAGTGAGGGCTCAAGTTAAGAAAAATCCTCGTACAAAGCACGCGAGCTTAGTCTTTTTGCCTTAA
- a CDS encoding nucleotidyl transferase AbiEii/AbiGii toxin family protein produces the protein MKKSILSGRQKVFLGLLSKNKNIVNDFYLSGGTALAEYYIPYRFSEDLDFFSENEIDINSIIVFLKSIKTSLGFEKFDLNTSYNRNIIVLRFGNNKMLKSEFTYFPFPSIEKPKTIGGIRIDSVLDIAVNKIFTIYQNPRSRDFMDLFMINKKYNFQINDLLKKARIKFDWHIDLLKLGAQLLLAKELKDYPKLLEKLNESDWQSYYESEAKALKDRIIKP, from the coding sequence ATGAAAAAATCTATTTTAAGCGGCAGGCAAAAGGTTTTTCTTGGCCTGTTGTCAAAAAACAAAAATATAGTCAACGATTTTTATCTTTCCGGCGGCACAGCTTTGGCTGAATACTATATTCCCTACCGCTTTTCCGAAGATCTGGATTTTTTCTCTGAAAATGAGATCGACATTAATTCCATTATTGTTTTCCTAAAATCCATTAAAACCAGCCTGGGGTTTGAAAAGTTCGACTTAAATACAAGCTATAATCGCAATATTATCGTCTTGAGATTCGGCAATAATAAGATGCTGAAATCGGAATTCACATATTTTCCGTTCCCGTCAATTGAAAAGCCAAAAACTATCGGCGGGATAAGGATTGACAGTGTTTTGGATATCGCGGTCAATAAAATCTTTACTATTTATCAGAACCCCCGTTCCAGGGATTTTATGGATCTATTTATGATAAATAAAAAATACAATTTCCAAATCAACGATCTCCTAAAAAAAGCAAGGATTAAGTTTGATTGGCATATAGACCTATTGAAACTGGGAGCGCAGTTATTGCTTGCAAAAGAATTAAAAGATTATCCAAAATTGCTTGAAAAATTGAACGAGTCGGATTGGCAAAGCTATTATGAATCAGAAGCAAAAGCGCTAAAAGATAGGATCATTAAGCCTTAA
- a CDS encoding iron ABC transporter permease produces MRKRTAIYFVLAGLVVASIISLFLGPVFVPPQYILKSEILWQIRIPRVLLSALVGMMLGLSGVMLQGILRNPLADPYILGVSSGAGVGAATALALKLNFVFLGMSSVPILAFIFAIIAVLVVYRLSYVSDRSSPEALILGGVAVSAFASAILALIIIVSGQLQSIYFWLLGSLSMASYVDVATLIPYLSIGLVVAYFHSKELNVLLLGEDMALTMGVEVSKIRFLMIVTATLMTAAAVSVSGLIGFVGLIVPHFVRLTIGPNHRSLIPMSALGGALLMVVADSIGRTVFTPVEMPIGIVMALVGAPFFLYILKKRRLGKK; encoded by the coding sequence ATGAGAAAAAGAACAGCAATATATTTTGTTCTAGCCGGACTTGTGGTCGCTTCGATCATTTCCCTTTTTCTTGGCCCTGTCTTTGTCCCCCCCCAATATATTTTAAAAAGCGAGATCTTGTGGCAAATAAGAATCCCACGCGTTCTTCTTTCGGCGCTAGTCGGCATGATGCTTGGCCTCTCCGGTGTCATGCTTCAAGGGATATTGCGAAATCCGTTAGCCGATCCATATATTCTTGGGGTATCGTCTGGCGCAGGAGTTGGAGCAGCAACTGCATTAGCGCTAAAACTTAATTTTGTATTTCTCGGGATGAGCTCGGTCCCGATCCTTGCTTTTATTTTTGCGATCATCGCGGTTCTCGTGGTTTATAGGTTATCTTACGTTTCCGATCGGAGCTCTCCTGAAGCCTTGATACTTGGCGGCGTAGCTGTCTCCGCTTTTGCATCGGCAATACTTGCTTTAATAATTATCGTTTCAGGCCAGCTTCAATCGATCTATTTCTGGCTTTTAGGATCGTTATCAATGGCCTCATATGTTGATGTTGCGACTTTGATACCGTATTTGTCAATTGGTTTGGTAGTAGCGTATTTTCACTCAAAAGAATTAAATGTTCTTCTGCTTGGCGAAGATATGGCTCTCACTATGGGCGTCGAAGTTTCAAAGATAAGATTTCTAATGATAGTTACCGCAACACTTATGACTGCGGCGGCAGTTTCGGTTTCAGGTCTTATCGGATTTGTCGGACTTATCGTCCCACACTTTGTAAGGCTAACAATTGGCCCCAACCATAGGTCTTTGATCCCGATGTCGGCCCTTGGCGGCGCATTGCTCATGGTGGTTGCCGATTCAATAGGCAGAACGGTTTTCACTCCGGTTGAAATGCCGATAGGGATCGTAATGGCGCTTGTCGGAGCGCCATTTTTTCTATATATCCTGAAAAAGCGGAGACTTGGCAAGAAATGA
- a CDS encoding DNA-3-methyladenine glycosylase, whose protein sequence is MVIKSHFFNKPTLKVAQSLIGEYLVRRFRGKTKAFMITEVEAYDGFLDKASHASRGKTKRNEIMFGEAGYFYVYFTYGIHWMLNIVTGKKDYPAAILIRGVEGISGPARLTKALKIDKKLNGKKAEPRSGLWFEDRGVRISKKQIKRTPRIGVGYAGSWAKKPYRFVLRQKD, encoded by the coding sequence ATGGTTATAAAATCCCATTTTTTCAATAAGCCCACTCTCAAAGTCGCGCAATCTCTCATAGGAGAATATCTTGTTCGCCGTTTTAGAGGAAAGACAAAAGCTTTTATGATAACAGAAGTCGAAGCATATGATGGCTTTCTTGATAAAGCTTCCCACGCAAGCCGAGGAAAAACGAAAAGAAACGAGATCATGTTCGGAGAAGCTGGATATTTCTATGTTTACTTCACTTACGGCATCCACTGGATGCTTAATATTGTGACCGGGAAGAAAGATTATCCCGCGGCAATCCTCATAAGAGGCGTTGAAGGGATATCCGGCCCTGCTCGTTTGACCAAAGCATTAAAAATCGACAAGAAACTGAATGGAAAAAAGGCTGAACCCAGGTCGGGGCTTTGGTTTGAGGATCGTGGCGTTAGAATATCAAAAAAACAAATAAAACGAACCCCAAGAATTGGTGTTGGCTATGCAGGTAGTTGGGCAAAGAAGCCTTACAGATTCGTTTTAAGGCAAAAAGACTAA
- a CDS encoding DNA translocase FtsK, producing MARKKNNEPSPFAQDLTGILLVALAVFILVSNFSSGTGLVGLYVIKLAFRSILGIGIYLLPFILAAYGVILLFRHEVKELATRLTGLLILFFTFITAVQFYAPNYFETNAQYNIVQGAGGFLGYIFKFALERSIGAMGAYIVISAFALISLLLVFNITFLDIFSRLKLWLSLAPNKKAQISKKPAIPVKTMDERSIPAQIPLIIESFPMNEPEPPKDETEIVIEEKKPGLPAGREKQSYNKYKLPPLSLLDDPTAKEKQKQDKLKETTEYRRKLLEDTLKNFGVGARVVSTNQGPAVTRYELQPDPGVKISRIASLSDDIALNLAAQGVRIEAPVPGKSVIGIEVPNVSVTPVRLKEIVKTNEFINNQSKLFIALGKDLSGTPIYGDLAKMPHLLIAGTTGSGKSVCINSLIISLLLRARPDELKFIMIDPKMVELSVYDDIPHLLAPVVTDAMRAALTLKEWVMKEMERRYKLFYDVAARNIFAYNSKKPDEKIPHIVVVIDELADLMMLAASEVETTICRLAQMARATGIHLVIATQRPSVDVITGLIKANIPSRIAFAVATQIDSRVILDASGAEKLLGRGDMLYNPVGAMKPIRLQGSYVTDKETEKIIDFIKEQAAPEYLEELVSLKVAEGDTVFKDKEENGRDALFIEAVKLIIEAQVASTSYLQRKMRIGYNRAARLMDDIEAAGVVSKPEGEQKTRRIVATMDTLVSLGVK from the coding sequence GTGGCCCGCAAAAAAAACAATGAACCATCTCCGTTCGCGCAAGACCTTACAGGGATACTGCTTGTCGCCTTGGCTGTTTTTATCCTGGTCTCGAATTTTTCGTCCGGGACCGGGCTTGTAGGGTTGTATGTGATAAAGCTGGCCTTCAGGTCGATCCTAGGGATAGGCATTTACTTGCTTCCTTTTATCCTTGCCGCATACGGAGTGATCCTTCTCTTCAGGCATGAAGTAAAAGAGCTTGCGACAAGGCTGACCGGGCTTTTGATCTTGTTTTTCACTTTTATCACTGCAGTCCAATTTTATGCTCCAAATTATTTTGAGACGAATGCCCAATATAATATTGTCCAAGGAGCCGGCGGATTTTTGGGGTATATTTTCAAATTCGCCCTGGAGCGGAGCATTGGCGCCATGGGCGCATATATTGTAATTTCCGCATTTGCGCTGATCTCGCTCCTATTGGTATTCAACATAACTTTTTTAGATATTTTCTCAAGATTAAAACTTTGGCTTTCGCTCGCGCCCAATAAAAAGGCGCAAATAAGCAAAAAACCAGCAATTCCTGTAAAAACAATGGACGAAAGGTCTATTCCGGCGCAAATACCTCTTATAATAGAATCTTTTCCTATGAACGAGCCTGAGCCGCCAAAGGACGAAACAGAAATTGTGATCGAAGAAAAAAAACCTGGCCTGCCGGCAGGCAGGGAAAAACAGTCCTACAATAAATACAAACTTCCGCCATTGAGCCTTCTCGACGACCCGACAGCCAAAGAAAAGCAAAAACAGGACAAGCTTAAGGAAACCACAGAATACAGGAGAAAATTGCTTGAAGATACTTTGAAGAATTTCGGCGTCGGCGCCCGGGTTGTTTCGACAAACCAGGGGCCGGCGGTGACAAGATACGAGCTCCAGCCCGATCCCGGCGTCAAGATAAGCAGGATCGCATCTCTTTCGGATGATATTGCATTGAACCTAGCGGCACAGGGCGTTCGAATAGAGGCTCCGGTGCCTGGAAAATCGGTTATCGGTATCGAGGTCCCCAATGTTTCTGTAACTCCTGTAAGGCTAAAAGAGATCGTAAAAACAAATGAATTCATTAACAACCAGTCAAAATTATTCATCGCTTTGGGAAAAGACCTGTCGGGGACCCCGATTTACGGCGATCTTGCGAAAATGCCCCATTTGCTTATAGCGGGTACGACAGGGTCAGGTAAATCCGTATGCATAAATTCATTGATCATTAGCCTTCTTTTGCGGGCGCGCCCCGATGAGCTGAAATTCATCATGATCGATCCCAAAATGGTCGAGCTTTCCGTTTATGATGATATTCCGCACTTATTGGCGCCTGTTGTTACTGATGCCATGCGCGCGGCTCTTACCTTGAAAGAATGGGTAATGAAAGAAATGGAGCGCAGGTACAAACTTTTTTATGATGTCGCCGCCAGGAATATTTTTGCCTATAACAGCAAGAAGCCTGATGAAAAGATCCCGCATATTGTAGTAGTAATAGACGAATTGGCTGACCTCATGATGCTTGCGGCATCGGAGGTTGAAACGACGATATGCAGGCTTGCCCAAATGGCGCGCGCTACAGGAATCCATCTGGTGATAGCCACGCAGAGGCCGTCGGTTGACGTCATTACGGGCCTTATCAAAGCGAATATCCCGTCCCGCATAGCTTTTGCTGTTGCAACACAGATCGATTCGCGCGTCATTCTCGACGCGTCAGGGGCCGAAAAACTGCTTGGCCGCGGCGATATGCTTTATAATCCTGTAGGAGCCATGAAGCCGATCCGCCTGCAGGGATCATATGTTACGGACAAAGAAACTGAAAAAATAATTGATTTCATAAAAGAGCAGGCCGCACCCGAATATTTGGAAGAGCTTGTGTCATTAAAAGTTGCTGAAGGCGATACTGTATTCAAGGACAAGGAAGAGAACGGCCGCGATGCGCTGTTCATTGAAGCGGTGAAGCTTATTATTGAAGCCCAAGTAGCGTCGACATCATACTTGCAGCGCAAGATGAGGATAGGATACAATCGCGCGGCAAGGCTTATGGACGATATCGAAGCCGCAGGAGTAGTTTCAAAACCCGAAGGCGAGCAAAAGACTAGGCGCATCGTTGCTACTATGGACACACTTGTTTCTTTAGGCGTTAAGTGA
- the secF gene encoding protein translocase subunit SecF yields the protein MSFHIIKKTRLWFMISGLLIILSLGGLVFNSVSRGRAMNFGIDFTGGTLINIRFASPTSVAQVRAVLNDFKLAETVIQRSGENDIFIRTEPLETEVRQKIVAALSEKYGGAELLEADTIGPIIGSELRTQAFWALVLASLGIAIYVAFRFEMVFAVAALFALFHDAIITTGFMAILWRNIDITFIAALLTILGYSINDTIVIFDRVRENLKKPGASKKSFGELVNASLWETMARSINTVLTVVVMVLALLFFGGAPLREFCLTLLVGFTLGAYSSVFVASPLIVLWHHGKK from the coding sequence ATGAGCTTTCACATAATTAAAAAAACAAGGCTATGGTTCATGATATCCGGGCTGCTTATAATATTATCTCTTGGGGGGTTGGTATTTAATTCTGTCAGCCGCGGCCGCGCAATGAACTTCGGCATCGATTTTACAGGCGGGACTTTGATCAATATCCGCTTTGCAAGCCCGACATCCGTCGCTCAAGTAAGGGCCGTTTTAAATGATTTCAAGCTTGCGGAAACTGTTATCCAGCGATCAGGTGAAAATGATATTTTTATAAGGACCGAGCCTCTTGAGACAGAAGTACGGCAAAAGATAGTCGCCGCGCTTTCCGAAAAATACGGTGGCGCGGAACTTTTGGAAGCCGATACGATAGGCCCTATCATCGGTTCGGAATTAAGGACGCAGGCTTTTTGGGCCTTAGTCCTCGCGTCTTTAGGCATCGCGATATACGTAGCTTTCCGTTTTGAAATGGTATTCGCGGTAGCGGCGCTGTTCGCCTTATTCCATGACGCGATAATTACTACTGGATTTATGGCCATTCTTTGGAGGAATATTGATATAACTTTCATAGCAGCCTTGCTTACCATCTTGGGGTATTCAATAAACGATACGATCGTAATATTCGACAGGGTCCGCGAGAACTTGAAAAAACCTGGAGCCTCAAAAAAGTCTTTTGGCGAACTTGTGAACGCAAGCCTTTGGGAAACGATGGCCCGTTCAATAAACACCGTCCTAACTGTTGTCGTCATGGTGCTTGCGTTGTTGTTTTTTGGCGGAGCCCCGCTGCGCGAATTCTGTTTGACGCTGCTTGTTGGTTTTACGCTGGGCGCATATTCATCGGTCTTTGTTGCATCTCCCCTTATCGTCCTATGGCATCACGGCAAAAAATAG